The genomic DNA CGCAGACCAGCTTCATAAAGCTGCCATACTCTGACACCTTTTGAACCACTGTTCCCTTAGTGGTATTGAACACACCGTATCTGGCATAATCTGCATTCCAACCACCAAAATACCATTGCCATATTTAAGTATTTAAACGACCACAAAAATACAACTTGGCAAAGACAACCATGCCTTCAATCCTATCTAACATCCGCCCGATGCTGACACTGGCATTGCCATTGATCGCAACCAACATCGCCTATGTAGCCCTGACTACAATTGACCTTGTTGTACTTGGCGCACTGGGTGCAATGGAATTGGCAGCCGGTGGCTTGGCAATTGCCTTATTTAACCAATTCCGTACCGCAGGAGCAGGTGTGGTCACTGGCTTAAGTAACCTCACTGCAGAGGAGTCTCTGAGTCAGGGTGGCCCAAAGCGCATCTATGCACTGCTCGGTGCCGGAATCTTTTGGGCTATAGTCTGCTCCCTATTATTTATAGTACTGCTCTACAATATTTCTATATTGCTGCGCTGGGCTGGTCAGTCACCTGAAGTCATCGTGCAATGCAGCGCTTTTCTTGCCATTATTGCACCAGCCATGCTGCCAGCATTACTTGTTCAGGCTCTGCGCCATTTCAGCACCGGATTAAAACGCCCCGGACCATTATTTTGGATGATGGCTTCATCTATCGTACTGAGTATATTGTCTAATTACGTACTGGTATTTGGTCATTTCGGCTTTCCAGCACTGGGCTTCCGTGGTGCTGCGATAAGCACCCTGTTTACGCTAAGCGCATCTCTGCTAATTATGTACGTCATGCTACAGCAAGACAAAAAGCTGAAACCCTGGCTACATCTGTCACAGATCACATTTGAACGGTGGGCAATTGGTGCTGTATTTCGCCTCGGATTGCCAGTTGCATTGACCAACGTTGCCGAAGCAAGCTTCTTTACAGTACTCGCACTAATGATAGGTACACTTGGCGTTGATGCGCTCGCCGCACAAACTATCGTTAATCAGGTCATCTTCATGGTATTCATGATTTCAGCTGGCTTCTCCCATGCTGCATCAATACACATCAGCGAAGCCTTTGCACACAAAGCTTGGCAACAAGCACATATTGAAGCACGCACAGCAATCACCTTGGCGCTTCTACCTTGCATACTGATTGCAGCGCTGTATCTGTGGATACCCGAACACATTATCCGCGCGCTAATGTCTGGCGAAGCACAAAGCGCAACCGCATTCCAACTTGCCGTACATGGGTTATGGTTTGCTGCGCTACTGCAAATATTCGATGCCGGGCAAATCATCGGTTCCGGTATTTTACGAGGACTAAACGACACCGTCACACCACTCAAATGGTCGCTTATTGGCTATTGGCTAATTGGCATACCTACTGCCTGGCTACTTGGCTTGGTGCTAGATTTTGGTATTTATGGCGTATGGACGGGCCTTGGCATCGGGCTTGCTGCAACCGCTACAGCACTACTCTATCTCTTCCACCACCACACCAACTTTCACAGCATTGACAATCAAGCCTCCAGCACATTGCCCTAAAGTAGCGAAAGCGCTAAGATATGCCGCCTACTGCTTAATAACCAACCATACGGAACACTGCTATGTTTAGCAAAGACATGATCATCTCAGGCTTTGATGACGAACTCGACGCGGCTATTAACGCTGAAGCCAAGCGTCAGGAAACCCACATCGAGCTGATTGCCTCAGAAAACTACGCCAGCCCACGCGTGATGGAAGCACAAGGCAGCTGCCTGACCAACAAATACGCCGAAGGCTATCCGGGCAAGCGCTACTACGGCGGTTGCGAGCATGTGGATAAAGTCGAAAGCCTCGCTATTGAACGAGTCAAAACCCTGTTTGGTGCCGATTATGCGAACGTCCAGCCGCATTCTGGCTCGCAGGCCAACGCTGCTGTTTTCCTTGCTTTGCTCGAAGCTGGCGACACTGTTCTCGGCATGGATCTTGCCCACGGTGGCCACTTAACCCACGGTGCATCAGTCAGCTTTTCAGGTCGTACGTACAATGCTGTCCACTACGGCCTCGACAGCAAAACAGGCTTAATTGATTACGATCAGGTGCAGCGTGTCGCCGAAGAACATCAGCCCAAAATGATTATTGCCGGTTACTCTGCTTACTCGCAAGTACTGGACTTCGAGCGCTTCCGCCAGATAGCCGATAGCGCCGGCGCTTATCTTATGGTTGATATGGCACACTTTGCTGGCCTCGTCGCTGGCGGTGTTTACCCTAATCCGATCCCATTTGCAGATGTCGTCACCTCAACCACACACAAAACCTTGCGTGGCCCTCGCGGCGGTATCATCCTCGCAAAATCCAACCCAGATATTGAGAAGAAGCTCAACTCTGCTATCTTCCCAGGCATTCAAGGCGGCCCATTGATGCACGTCATCGCGGCTAAAGCAGTTGCATTCCAAGAGGCACTTGATCCAAGCTTCCGCCAGTATCAAGAGCAAGTGGTTGATAACGCGAAAATCATGGCAAAAGTCTTTATGGCTCGCGGTTATGATGTCGTCTCCGGCGGTACTAAAAACCACCTGATGCTGATCAGCCTGATCAAAAAAGAGCTAACCGGTAAAGCCGCTGATGCTGCGCTGGGTCGGGCACATATTACTGTGAACAAGAACAGCGTACCAAACGATCCACAATCACCATTTGTCACTAGCGGCATCCGCATTGGAACGCCAGCGATCACCACGCGTGGCTTCAAGCAAAACGAATGCAAGCAAGTCGCAACATGGATGTGCGATATTTTGGACGACATCGACAACGAAGAAGTCATCCAGACTGTCCGTGAAAAAGTCAGTGCATTGTGCGCTGAATTTCCCGTTTACTCATAAGCCGGGATAACGCACTTTGTTTTGCCCGGTTTGCGGACATCAAGAAACCAAAGTCATCGATAGTCGCCTGACCCCTGAAGGGGATAAAGTCAGGCGACGTCGTGAATGCTTGAGTGCAGAGTGCGCCAGCCGCTTCACGACTTATGAAGTCGCAGAAATTGCTTTGCCACTCGTCATCAAGCAAAGCGGTAACCGCGAGCAGTTTTCTCACGATAAACTGCGCGCGGGATTACTGCGTGCGGTGGAAAAACGTCCGGTCAGTATCGATACAGTGAATACACTTGTTGACCAAATAGAGCAAAAGCTACGCCATTACGGTGAGCGTGAAGTTCCTTCAAAATTGATCGGGCAATGGGTAATGGATGGCCTAAAAGACATCGACCACGTTGCCTATATTCGCTTCGCTTCGGTCTACCTCAGCTTTGCAGACGTCGAAGCTTTCCAAAAGCTGATCAGCGAGATTCGCCAAGCAGACGATATCTCATAACCCGTAAAGCCTGTCTATTGACCTGACACACTCGTGCAGGCAATAAGTTAGACTATCCTTCTATTCTTTCGTAGTTTTGTGATCTTGATCATCACACACGGCAAGATAGTCCATCCAACGCCGTGAGCGTATTTCGCAGATTCCATCGTCTGTGCGCAGTAGAAATAATGCAGCAATATCATGCTTATCGGCAAATGCCGAACCAGCTTGCCCACCCTGCACAAATAACGCTGTCGCCAGTGCATCAGCACGCATACAGCTTTTATCCATGACGCTCACTGCCAATAGATCACTTTCCAGTGGCGTAGCCGTTTGCGGATTAAAGGTATGGATCGCTGTCTTACCGTCAATACGGTGATGCTTTCGGTAGCCGCCCGAGGTTGCAACTGCCATGTTATCAAGGGCTATATGCCCGTATATGAGCGTCTTGCCCGGCACTGGCAACTCAAGGCCAACTTGCCAAGCCATACCACCTGGACGCTGCCCCTGCGCATAGATTTCACCAGCCGCCTCAACGAGAAAATCACGCACACCCAGCGCTCGCACAGCTTGCGCAGCTCGATCAACAGCAAAGCCTTTGGCTAGTGCAGATAAATTATAACTGCGATCATGATGCTTTTTAATTGCCGGTGGTTCTGTTTGCCAGCTGTAATCTCGGCCTTGCCCAGTAGATAGCCGCACCTGATCCGGCCTGCTTTGTGGTGCTGGCTCGGGGCCAAACCCCCATGCATTTATTGCCTGACCAAGCCCGACATCAAGTGCACCATGAGTATATTCGCGCATCTCCGCAGCTGCACGCATGACCTCAACCATATCCGCAGCCACTTCCACCCAAATATCTTTGGGTGCCCGATTTAGGCGCATCAAATTAGACTCCATTTTGTAGTGGGACATCTGCCGATCCACGCTACTCAATGCATCAAGTGCAGCACTAGCGACTTGTTCACTATCGATACCGGGCACAGGCACATGGCGTAATTGCCACGGGCCACCCATGACGATACCGGCGGCGTGGTGGATTGCATGATCAGTATGTTGATGATCGGTCATATATTTATTCCAAATTAAGCAAAATCGCCAGCCCCGAAAGGCTGGCGAATGGCAAGAATACTCTGCAAAACAGCTCTACCGTCAA from Cardiobacteriaceae bacterium TAE3-ERU3 includes the following:
- a CDS encoding MATE family efflux transporter, which produces MPSILSNIRPMLTLALPLIATNIAYVALTTIDLVVLGALGAMELAAGGLAIALFNQFRTAGAGVVTGLSNLTAEESLSQGGPKRIYALLGAGIFWAIVCSLLFIVLLYNISILLRWAGQSPEVIVQCSAFLAIIAPAMLPALLVQALRHFSTGLKRPGPLFWMMASSIVLSILSNYVLVFGHFGFPALGFRGAAISTLFTLSASLLIMYVMLQQDKKLKPWLHLSQITFERWAIGAVFRLGLPVALTNVAEASFFTVLALMIGTLGVDALAAQTIVNQVIFMVFMISAGFSHAASIHISEAFAHKAWQQAHIEARTAITLALLPCILIAALYLWIPEHIIRALMSGEAQSATAFQLAVHGLWFAALLQIFDAGQIIGSGILRGLNDTVTPLKWSLIGYWLIGIPTAWLLGLVLDFGIYGVWTGLGIGLAATATALLYLFHHHTNFHSIDNQASSTLP
- a CDS encoding serine hydroxymethyltransferase, which codes for MFSKDMIISGFDDELDAAINAEAKRQETHIELIASENYASPRVMEAQGSCLTNKYAEGYPGKRYYGGCEHVDKVESLAIERVKTLFGADYANVQPHSGSQANAAVFLALLEAGDTVLGMDLAHGGHLTHGASVSFSGRTYNAVHYGLDSKTGLIDYDQVQRVAEEHQPKMIIAGYSAYSQVLDFERFRQIADSAGAYLMVDMAHFAGLVAGGVYPNPIPFADVVTSTTHKTLRGPRGGIILAKSNPDIEKKLNSAIFPGIQGGPLMHVIAAKAVAFQEALDPSFRQYQEQVVDNAKIMAKVFMARGYDVVSGGTKNHLMLISLIKKELTGKAADAALGRAHITVNKNSVPNDPQSPFVTSGIRIGTPAITTRGFKQNECKQVATWMCDILDDIDNEEVIQTVREKVSALCAEFPVYS
- the nrdR gene encoding transcriptional regulator NrdR, encoding MFCPVCGHQETKVIDSRLTPEGDKVRRRRECLSAECASRFTTYEVAEIALPLVIKQSGNREQFSHDKLRAGLLRAVEKRPVSIDTVNTLVDQIEQKLRHYGEREVPSKLIGQWVMDGLKDIDHVAYIRFASVYLSFADVEAFQKLISEIRQADDIS
- a CDS encoding FAD:protein FMN transferase, with the protein product MTDHQHTDHAIHHAAGIVMGGPWQLRHVPVPGIDSEQVASAALDALSSVDRQMSHYKMESNLMRLNRAPKDIWVEVAADMVEVMRAAAEMREYTHGALDVGLGQAINAWGFGPEPAPQSRPDQVRLSTGQGRDYSWQTEPPAIKKHHDRSYNLSALAKGFAVDRAAQAVRALGVRDFLVEAAGEIYAQGQRPGGMAWQVGLELPVPGKTLIYGHIALDNMAVATSGGYRKHHRIDGKTAIHTFNPQTATPLESDLLAVSVMDKSCMRADALATALFVQGGQAGSAFADKHDIAALFLLRTDDGICEIRSRRWMDYLAVCDDQDHKTTKE